The following are from one region of the Salvia hispanica cultivar TCC Black 2014 chromosome 1, UniMelb_Shisp_WGS_1.0, whole genome shotgun sequence genome:
- the LOC125192559 gene encoding probable serine/threonine-protein kinase PBL25: protein MATKNFSDQNKIGSGSNGIVYKGNFGERLVVVKRRTSSSIPKDSMSYEEIATLSHIQHHNIEHLVGYCDEEGEKIVVYDFVKNHTLAYHLQDEHRSKLGWNVRLKILIGVAQGLCHLNSCLPKAFCLHSNLKSSNILLDEYFVAKVANFGSAKRGFLVELYNHCDITTKIDTYSFGIIMLEVLSGRRVIDRSYNLITCIFEKEASDILDPLLRGNISQNSLNICWNVAKICCSEHTLPTLHMSSVVSHLETALFMSKTDSRNVGNMSPKIPLSELKLHDTRLEEGSARPTLIGNHDQAQRGTKRTYQEAHGNTLHTLR from the coding sequence ATGGCCACCAAAAATTTCAgtgatcaaaataaaattgggaGCGGTAGTAATGGTATAGTGTATAAAGGTAACTTCGGGGAAAGGTTGGTGGTGGTAAAAAGGCGGACGAGTAGTTCAATTCCAAAGGATAGCATGTCCTATGAGGAGATTGCAACACTAAGTCATATCCAACATCATAATATAGAACATCTAGTTGGCTACTGCGATGAGGAGGGCGAGAAGATTGTTGTGTATGATTTCGTAAAGAATCATACACTGGCATATCACCTTCAAGATGAACACCGCTCCAAGCTAGGCTGGAATGTTCGACTTAAAATCTTAATTGGAGTTGCTCAAGGCCTGTGTCATCTTAACAGCTGCCTCCCGAAAGCCTTTTGTTTACATAGCAATCTGAAGAGTTCAAATATCCTTCTAGATGAATATTTTGTGGCTAAAGTTGCAAATTTTGGGTCGGCTAAACGTGGATTTTTGGTGGAACTCTATAATCATTGTGATATAACGACAAAAATTGACACATATTCATTTGGGATTATTATGCTTGAAGTATTGAGTGGTAGACGGGTAATTGATCGCAGCTATAACTTGATCACATGTATTTTCGAGAAAGAAGCTAGCGATATTTTAGACCCACTTTTGCGTGGAAACATCTCCCAAAATAGCCTCAATATATGTTGGAATGTCGCTAAAATATGCTGCAGTGAACATACATTGCCAACACTACATATGTCATCAGTCGTGTCCCATCTTGAGACAGCCCTATTCATGTCCAAGACTGACTCGAGGAATGTTGGTAATATGTCGCCGAAAATTCCACTATCTGAGTTGAAGCTGCATGATACACGCCTCGAGGAAGGCTCAGCCAGGCCCACACTGATCGGGAACCACGACCAGGCCCAACGGGGCACCAAACGTACATATCAAGAAGCCCACGGCAATACTCTACATACACTTAgataa
- the LOC125192567 gene encoding ephrin type-A receptor 4-like has translation MASSSAKKNCRKFTLREIRYPIKDAIKKDETLGTGGFSKVYKGYIQQDKRKVAVAVKWLKQTSDERGSGFDEEIAALTQIKHRNIVSLIGYCDSKGEEILVYEYIANFTLHYHLHERPKTDGNRPLKWNERLGILIGAARGLYHLHYCIPSGSFIHRDIKSSNILLDDNLVAKIGDFGMAKCVALDDHDPLDNERVGTFGYLDPYSRINTRASDTYSFGIMVFEVLSGRRVVDDSRLQEERDFATWAKRTEADNILDPVLHEKNVVEGRREALHICCDVARRCLGSEPEERPDMGQVLGQLELALVTSQNNSTRPQVDGLLLSPFALDNTDVVVGSTGSVVYTAVIRTSGMRVAVKSYKCKGSEQAFREKVEKLSSLNHKNVVKLYHFWIAEYSEFYMYELALRKSMHHCLHELTWAQRYQVAVDIAKGLCYIHDEKDLIHRNVKSSNVLIFEDGTAIFLYQSPVAVMVAFHFLCLFAAEGSRASSFIPLSTFSQDGDTLRGDIYNYGVVLLELLTGKKLEDPTLTSGTNLVSWAIPLLTIEEKDDLKSFGGILLKNAQTETPPPINEEGLKRIVDGGPKEDYSRVKKIAEVVIWCVENQPSARPSMDKVLKYLDTCTAPESEHPSETTNKKRSSMGGVYKQPRKVVTFPAREMLMVTRVVNWVRLSWSINEMKWT, from the exons ATGGCATCGTCCTCGGCGAAAAAAAACTGTCGCAAATTCACTCTGAGGGAGATCAGATATCCCATCAAGGATGCcattaagaaagatgaaacGCTAGGAACAGGAGGTTTTAGTAAAGTTTATAAAGGTTATATCCAACAAGACAAAAGGAAAGTAGCTGTGGCTGTGAAGTGGCTTAAACAAACTTCCGATGAAAGGGGGTCGGGATTTGATGAGGAGATCGCTGCACTAACACAGATCAAGCACCGCAACATCGTGTCTCTTATTGGCTACTGTGATTCTAAGGGAGAGGAGATTCTTGTGTATGAATACATAGCCAATTTTACACTACACTATCACCTCCACGAAAGGCCAAAAACTGACGGCAATAGACCTCTCAAGTGGAATGAACGACTTGGAATATTAATTGGAGCTGCTCGGGGTTTGTATCATCTTCACTACTGCATCCCCAGCGGCTCATTTATTCATCGCGACATCAAGAGTTCGAATATCCTTCTTGACGATAATTTGGTGGCTAAAATTGGAGATTTTGGCATGGCCAAATGCGTAGCCTTGGATGATCATGATCCACTTGACAATGAGCGTGTAGGCACGTTTGGGTATTTGGATCCATACAGTAGGATAAATACAAGGGCAAGTGACACCTATTCGTTTGGGATTATGGTATTTGAGGTATTGAGTGGAAGACGGGTAGTTGATGATAGTCGTCTACAGGAAGAACGCGACTTTGCCACTTGGGCTAAAAGGACGGAAGCTGACAATATATTAGACCCAGTTCTCCATGAGAAGAACGTCGTGGAAGGTAGACGAGAGGCTCTCCACATATGCTGTGATGTCGCAAGAAGATGCTTGGGTTCTGAACCAGAGGAACGGCCTGATATGGGTCAAGTTTTGGGCCAACTTGAGTTAGCTCTAGTCACATCCCAAAATAATTCAACGCGGCCACAAGTTGATGGCCTTCTCTTGTCACCATTTGCATTGGACAATACGGATGTTGTTGTAGGATCAACAGGAAGTGTCGTTTACACGGCAGTCATCCGCACTTCTGGAATGAGAGTGGCTGTTAAAAGCTACAAGTGCAAGGGTTCAGAACAAGCCTTTCGAGAAAAG GTTGAGAAATTGTCTAGCCTCAATCATAAAAACGTGGTGAAgttatatcatttttggatAGCTGAATATTCGGAATTCTACATGTATGAACTGGCTTTAAGGAAGTCTATGCATCACTGTCTGCATG AATTGACGTGGGCGCAAAGATATCAAGTTGCTGTTGACATTGCAAAAGGGCTGTGCTACATTCATGATGAGAAGGACTTGATTCACCGCAACGTCAAGTCTAGCAACGTGCTGATATTTGAAGATGGAACCGCGATCTTCTTATATCAAAGCCCTGTAGCTGTAATGGTAGCTTTCCACTTCCTCTGCCTCTTCGCGGCAGAAGGGAGCCGTGCAAGCTCTTTCATCCCCCTGAGTAC ATTTTCACAGGATGGTGATACTTTGCGTGGTGATATATACAACTATGGTGTAGTTCTTCTTGAACTATTGACTGGTAAGAAACTAGAAGATCCCACATTGACAAGTGGAACTAACCTTGTGAGTTGGGCAATACCATTGCTGACGATTGAGGAAAAAGATGATCTTAAGAGTTTTGGGGGAATATTACTGAAGAATGCACAAACAGAAACACCACCACCAATCAATGAGGAAGGGCTGAAAAGGATTGTCGATGGTGGACCTAAGGAGGACTACTCGAGAgtgaaaaag ATTGCTGAAGTTGTTATATGGTGTGTTGAAAACCAACCCTCTGCCCGGCCAAGCATGGACAAGGTTTTGAAGTACCTTGATACGTGCACTGCCCCAGAGTCTGAACATCCAAGCGAGACCACCAACAAAAAAC GTTCGAGCATGGGTGGTGTATACAAGCAACCGAGGAAGGTGGTCACCTTCCCAGCACGAGAAATGTTAATGGTGACCAGAGTTGTCAACTGGGTCAGGCTATCCTGGTCCATCAATGAAATGAAGTGGACCTAA